One stretch of Rana temporaria chromosome 10, aRanTem1.1, whole genome shotgun sequence DNA includes these proteins:
- the LOC120915294 gene encoding uncharacterized protein LOC120915294: MFPGLCTRAGGYIKPTARKVFQSGPIRHSVLPPPSFSIFYLLLPQVMKDLIRRILERAAEDGGEEWLKKCLAEMESEPALVAEEDGEVAGPSDAFQQPLLPQTPSLPYRCSRTQPPERSLAVSAAREDEVSSLGGTSDTTPQRSSLRIQKKKRTASPSPVRVTTGRGRGRQSPVKGRRDLFSLQVPMEEQTASPVARQTQLDNVTAPQRLEFLSRPASSSQRDDSSASQAGAATSSGSLSSIWIIGHSFVHWAHIRACQRCYSSNLSLPPDSFKIFWKGIRGLRWDNLCHHISNLSHSLPYPDILIIHLGGNDIGKYSTLDLIFKIKRDLQHIHLSFPSTKIIFSEMIPRFLWLSFPENRSLEKIRRRVNHSIEKFMPILNSFSYRHTELEGGFSGLYRSDGIHLSDIGLDIFNSDLQNMVEMATVLG; the protein is encoded by the exons ATGTTTCCCGGGCTTTGTACACGTGCGGGGGGCTATATAAAGCCCACTGCTCGGAAGGTTTTTCAGTCAGGGCCTATACGGCATAGtgtgcttccccccccctctttctctatcTTTTATCTCCTCTTACCTCAGGTCATGAAGGATCTCATCAGGCGAATCCTGGAGCGAGCAGCGGAGGACGGCGGGGAAGAATGGCTGAAGAAGTGCCTGGCAGAGATGGAGTCGGAACCTGCCCTTGTCGCGGAGGAAGATGGAGAGGTTGCGGGTCCGTCGGATGCTTTCCAGCAACCGCTGCTGCCTCAGACACCATCTCTCCCTTACAGgtgttccaggacccagccacccGAGCGCTCCCTTGCTGTCTCTGCGGCCCGTGAAGATGAGGTTTCCAGCCTGGGCGGAACTTCCGACACCACCCCTCAACGCAGCAGCCTGCGGatacagaagaagaagaggacgGCCTCTCCATCTCCAGTGCGCGTCACGACGGGGAGGGGTAGAGGCCGTCAATCACCAGTGAAGGGAAGGAGGGATCTTTTTTCTTTGCAGGTTCCTATGGAGGAGCAGACAGCGTCACCAGTGGCCAGGCAGACTCAGCTGGACAATGTGACGGCGCCTCAGCGGCTAGAATTCCTTTCTAGGCCGGCTAGCAGCTCACAGAGAGATGACAGCTCAGCGTCCCAAGCTGGAGCAGCGACATCTAGTG GTTCATTATCCTCCATCTGGATCATTGGACATTCATTTGTTCATTGGGCTCACATCCGGGCGTGTCAACGATGTTACTCTTCTAATCTGTCTTTGCCTCCTGactcttttaagattttttggaaAGGTATTCGTGGTTTGCGTTGGGACAATCTTTGTCACCACATTTCTAATTTATCTCACAGTTTACCATATCCTGATATTCTAATAATCCACCTTGGGGGTAATGACATAGGAAAGTATTCAACTCTAGATTTGATCTTTAAGATTAAGCGCGATTTGCAGCATATTCATTTGTCCTTTCCTagtactaaaataattttttctgaAATGATTCCGCGTTTTCTCTGGCTATCTTTCCCGGAGAATAGGTCTCTGGAGAAGATTCGGAGGCGTGTTAATCATTCAATTGAGAAATTTATGCCTATATTGAACAGTTTTTCATATAGGCATACTGAGTTGGAAGGAGGTTTTTCTGGTCTCTATAGGTCGGATGGTATCCACCTATCTGACATAGGTTTGGATATCTTCAATTCGGATCTCCAGAATATGGTAGAAATGGCCACGGTGCTGGGGTAG